From Thalassococcus sp. S3, one genomic window encodes:
- a CDS encoding acyl--CoA ligase — translation MANTIAELLDGHDGGTVAIGAPDREVLTYAALRTLSASVGTQLHDAGIGRGDRVAIVLPNGPEMATCFVTVAQWAVTAPLNPSYREDEFSFYLDDLNAKSIVLPAEYEGPALDAAQKLGLTVLRLAVQGDAPAGQFTLTAEGGAAGAGKVDTAPPATDDVALILHTSGTTSRPKIVPLTHRNVAASAGHIATSLALTGTDRCLNVMPLFHIHGLVAAVSASLSVGASIWCAPGFDALKFFGWMRDASPTWYTAVPTMHQALLSRAGRNRDAIAAAPLRFVRSSSASLPGPVMESLAETFGVPVIEGYGMTEAAHQMCSNPLAPGTQKPGSVGLPAGPEVRIADETENRLIEGTGEVVISGPNVTPGYESNPEANEKNFFMAEDKRWFRTGDQGAFDADGYLQLTGRLKEIINRGGEKVSPLEVDGVLSAHEAVAQCVTFALPHPKLGEDVAVAVVLKESAEADERALRDFLSARLAAFKVPRKVLILDEIPKGATGKLQRIGLAEKLGLQDAG, via the coding sequence GTGGCAAACACGATTGCAGAACTCTTGGACGGCCACGACGGCGGCACAGTTGCCATTGGCGCGCCAGACCGCGAGGTGTTAACCTATGCTGCGCTGCGCACGCTATCGGCATCGGTCGGAACCCAGCTCCATGATGCGGGCATCGGGCGCGGGGACAGAGTGGCCATCGTCCTACCAAATGGTCCCGAGATGGCCACATGTTTCGTCACAGTGGCGCAATGGGCGGTGACCGCGCCGCTCAATCCATCCTATCGCGAAGATGAGTTTTCATTCTACCTCGACGATTTGAACGCCAAATCCATTGTCCTGCCGGCAGAGTACGAGGGGCCCGCGCTGGACGCGGCGCAAAAGCTGGGCCTCACGGTCTTGCGTTTGGCGGTGCAGGGTGATGCGCCCGCTGGGCAATTTACATTGACGGCCGAAGGCGGTGCAGCCGGAGCTGGGAAGGTCGATACCGCACCTCCCGCAACCGATGACGTCGCGCTGATCCTGCACACGTCCGGCACGACCTCACGCCCGAAGATCGTGCCGCTCACACACAGAAACGTCGCAGCATCCGCTGGGCATATCGCCACCTCGCTTGCGCTGACCGGCACGGATCGCTGCCTGAATGTCATGCCGCTCTTCCATATCCATGGGCTTGTCGCGGCAGTGTCCGCCTCGCTTTCGGTGGGCGCGTCGATCTGGTGCGCGCCCGGCTTTGATGCGCTGAAGTTCTTCGGGTGGATGCGCGATGCGTCCCCGACCTGGTATACGGCGGTGCCAACCATGCATCAGGCGCTTTTGAGCCGCGCGGGCCGCAATAGAGATGCAATCGCCGCGGCGCCATTGCGTTTTGTCCGTTCCTCGTCCGCGTCCCTTCCCGGCCCGGTGATGGAAAGCCTGGCCGAGACATTCGGCGTGCCCGTGATCGAAGGTTACGGCATGACCGAGGCCGCGCATCAGATGTGCTCCAACCCGCTGGCACCCGGAACGCAAAAACCCGGATCGGTGGGACTGCCCGCTGGTCCGGAGGTTCGGATCGCCGACGAGACAGAGAACCGTCTGATAGAGGGCACCGGCGAAGTTGTGATCTCAGGGCCGAATGTGACCCCCGGCTACGAAAGCAATCCGGAGGCGAACGAAAAGAACTTCTTCATGGCCGAGGATAAGCGTTGGTTCCGGACCGGGGATCAGGGCGCCTTTGACGCGGACGGCTATCTGCAGCTGACCGGACGTCTGAAAGAGATTATCAATCGCGGCGGCGAAAAGGTCAGCCCGCTTGAAGTCGACGGTGTTCTGAGCGCGCATGAAGCGGTTGCGCAATGTGTGACCTTCGCGCTGCCACATCCCAAGCTTGGGGAGGACGTCGCTGTTGCCGTGGTCCTAAAGGAGAGTGCAGAGGCAGATGAACGCGCGCTACGCGACTTTCTGAGCGCGCGGCTGGCGGCGTTCAAGGTGCCGCGCAAGGTGCTGATCCTTGATGAGATCCCCAAGGGAGCAACGGGCAAACTGCAACGCATTGGCCTGGCCGAAAAGCTGGGTCTGCAGGATGCCGGATAA
- a CDS encoding 2-dehydropantoate 2-reductase has product MKICIFGAGAIGGYMGAKLAQAGADVSLVARGPHLAAMKEKGLTLIEEDADPVTVPVTVSDDPDDLGPQDYVIVTLKAHSVPPVVDKMQPLLGDHSTVVSGVNGVPWWYFHKIGGPLEGTRLASVDPGNAQWDGFGPDRVLGCVVYPAAEVSEPGTIKHIEGNRFSLGEPDGSKSDRALALSKALSAAGLKAPVRPKLRDEIWVKLWGNLSFNPISALTHATLDVLCTDPGTRALARAMMVEAQQIAEHLGVKFPIDVDRRIDGGAAVGAHRTSMLQDLDAGRPMEIDALVGSVQELGRVTGVATPSIDAVLALVTLRARTAGLY; this is encoded by the coding sequence ATGAAGATCTGTATTTTCGGAGCGGGCGCCATCGGCGGATATATGGGGGCCAAGCTGGCCCAGGCGGGTGCTGACGTCAGCCTTGTCGCCCGTGGCCCGCATCTGGCCGCTATGAAAGAAAAGGGACTCACCCTGATCGAAGAGGATGCCGACCCGGTTACGGTTCCTGTCACTGTCTCTGACGATCCCGATGACCTGGGCCCGCAGGACTATGTGATCGTGACGCTCAAAGCGCATTCGGTGCCACCGGTGGTGGACAAGATGCAGCCTCTTCTGGGTGATCACTCCACTGTCGTGTCCGGCGTGAATGGTGTGCCCTGGTGGTATTTCCACAAGATCGGGGGGCCGCTGGAGGGCACGCGTCTCGCATCGGTCGATCCGGGCAATGCGCAATGGGATGGCTTCGGCCCCGACCGTGTGCTGGGCTGCGTGGTCTACCCGGCAGCCGAAGTGTCGGAGCCGGGCACGATCAAGCATATCGAGGGCAATCGGTTCTCTCTTGGGGAACCTGACGGCTCGAAATCGGATCGGGCCCTGGCTCTCTCAAAAGCGCTAAGTGCAGCGGGTCTCAAAGCACCTGTTCGGCCGAAGCTGCGTGATGAGATCTGGGTGAAACTCTGGGGTAACCTGTCGTTCAACCCGATCTCTGCTTTGACCCATGCGACGCTGGATGTTCTGTGCACCGACCCCGGAACGCGGGCCTTGGCGCGGGCCATGATGGTCGAAGCGCAGCAGATTGCCGAACATCTCGGGGTCAAGTTCCCCATTGATGTTGATCGCCGGATCGACGGTGGTGCCGCCGTGGGCGCGCACCGCACGTCCATGTTGCAGGATCTGGATGCAGGCCGCCCGATGGAGATCGACGCGCTGGTCGGTTCGGTGCAGGAGTTGGGCAGGGTGACGGGCGTTGCCACACCGTCCATAGACGCGGTGCTGGCGCTGGTCACCTTGAGAGCGCGGACCGCCGGTCTTTATTGA
- a CDS encoding SAM-dependent methyltransferase, which produces MQNDKASHTAYTVLQGVVHTGSQRRTEWLVSADKMSACLDILNSSDEGRRRLRQLRNPIISAGLMVMQRLLMPGIALHYVTRKKVIEDVVRANIAQGAGQVVNIGAGFDTLTYELSRDHVDLTCIELDHPATATQKRQAFVTDAPGNLHLHPVDLSKTAISDALAQIPVFDPAVRTCFICEGVLMYLDPCDVERVFAALRHVTSGGMQFVFTAVPRMDSPNINVTWLLKRYLHRLGEPLGWTIEKSDIEEFLAAQGYDLDMSVDGHDMRRKYLSRLSGGPFHLGEFVVSCAPMQKG; this is translated from the coding sequence ATGCAGAACGACAAGGCAAGCCATACGGCTTATACGGTGCTGCAAGGTGTTGTTCACACCGGTAGCCAACGCCGCACCGAATGGCTTGTGTCGGCGGACAAGATGTCGGCCTGTCTGGACATTCTCAACAGCTCGGATGAAGGGCGCAGAAGGCTGCGCCAGCTGCGCAACCCGATCATCTCAGCCGGATTGATGGTGATGCAGCGGCTGCTGATGCCGGGCATCGCCCTTCATTACGTGACCCGCAAAAAAGTGATTGAAGACGTCGTGCGCGCGAACATTGCGCAAGGCGCTGGGCAAGTGGTGAATATTGGGGCCGGGTTCGATACCCTGACATACGAACTCAGCAGAGATCATGTTGATCTGACATGTATTGAGCTCGATCATCCAGCGACGGCGACGCAAAAGCGCCAAGCCTTTGTCACCGATGCGCCGGGCAATTTGCACCTGCATCCCGTTGACCTGTCGAAGACCGCGATAAGCGATGCATTGGCCCAGATCCCGGTCTTTGATCCCGCGGTAAGGACCTGTTTCATTTGCGAAGGCGTGTTGATGTATCTCGACCCATGCGATGTCGAACGGGTGTTTGCCGCCTTGAGGCATGTGACTTCAGGCGGGATGCAATTTGTCTTTACCGCCGTACCGCGCATGGACAGCCCCAACATCAACGTCACCTGGTTGCTAAAGCGCTACCTCCATCGCTTGGGCGAACCGCTAGGCTGGACCATCGAAAAATCTGACATCGAAGAGTTTCTTGCCGCCCAGGGCTATGACTTGGATATGAGCGTGGATGGTCATGATATGCGACGGAAATACCTGTCGCGACTGTCCGGCGGTCCATTCCACCTGGGTGAGTTTGTGGTGTCCTGCGCGCCTATGCAAAAGGGATAA
- a CDS encoding cyclic nucleotide-binding domain-containing protein, whose product MPIRIRLAQDEQDIEQVFRIRHQVFREEEDLIHADGTQVVLDQFDAFPASKLFVALNERDQIVGSVRATLDNPAGLPADEYFDFREHTPPASRFMSISMYCVARPYRNLMVARGLLLMCTYHALANNVDYISAPLNPVVGKLIHRIGGKPVTNDLLSVPHINVRFLPYLLDMNDLHETFANFAKQNVAHNMIRSYECMIFKKGERIIRKGDPGDCAYLIVTGAAQVLHPNTSAPIAELSQGDVFGDRELLSGDTMRTADVFASSLVRVMVLPKRAFLEHQRTLPRTSVDPLKTALIE is encoded by the coding sequence ATGCCAATCCGCATTCGGCTGGCTCAGGACGAGCAGGATATCGAGCAGGTCTTTCGCATCCGCCATCAAGTCTTCCGCGAAGAAGAGGATCTGATCCATGCCGATGGAACCCAGGTCGTGCTGGATCAGTTCGATGCCTTTCCCGCCTCCAAGTTGTTCGTGGCTCTAAACGAGCGTGATCAGATTGTGGGGAGCGTGCGGGCCACATTGGATAATCCGGCGGGCCTGCCAGCGGACGAATACTTCGATTTTCGCGAGCATACGCCGCCAGCCAGCCGCTTCATGAGCATCAGCATGTATTGCGTTGCCAGGCCATACCGCAATTTGATGGTCGCCAGAGGGTTGCTGTTGATGTGCACCTATCATGCGCTTGCCAATAACGTGGATTACATCAGCGCGCCATTGAACCCCGTCGTCGGTAAACTGATCCACCGCATCGGTGGAAAACCAGTAACCAATGATCTTCTGAGCGTGCCACACATCAATGTGCGCTTTCTTCCTTACCTGCTGGACATGAATGATCTGCACGAAACCTTTGCGAACTTTGCCAAACAGAACGTTGCTCATAACATGATCCGGTCCTACGAATGCATGATATTCAAAAAAGGCGAGCGGATCATTCGCAAAGGGGATCCGGGCGATTGCGCCTATCTCATCGTCACTGGCGCCGCCCAAGTTCTGCACCCTAACACGTCCGCGCCGATTGCCGAATTGTCCCAAGGCGATGTGTTTGGCGACCGCGAACTGCTTTCGGGCGACACAATGCGCACGGCGGATGTTTTTGCATCCTCGCTGGTGCGAGTGATGGTTTTACCGAAACGCGCATTTTTGGAACATCAAAGGACGTTGCCCAGGACCAGCGTCGATCCGTTGAAAACAGCTCTTATCGAATGA